In Deinococcus sp. KSM4-11, the genomic stretch CCGCAGGGCGCTCAGCACGCGGTCGGCCAGTCCGGGAACCAGGTCGTACAGGATCACGAAGGCCCGTGACGGGATCAGTGGATAGATCACGGGCCGGGGGCGTTCCATGGCATTGACGAGCGCCCGGGCGACCCGGGATGCCTCCATCACGGGCCACACGAGGTGGGCGCCGTGCCCACCTGCTTTCACGTTGGGGGCGGTGTCGAACAGCGGGGTGCGGACGGCGGCGGGCAGCAGGGCGCTGACCACGATGCCGCTGCGCTCCACGTGCATCAGTTCCTGACGCAACGACTGGGTCAGGACCTCCACAAACGCTTTGGTACCGCCGTAGATGCCGGAGTAGGGAAATCCCACGCGGCCCTCGACGGACGCCGTGTTGATGATGTGCCCGGCACCCTGCCGGCGCATCACGGGCACCACCGCCTGCACGCCGTACAGCACGCCCATCACGTTGGTCTCGATCAGATGGCGCACGCGCCACTCCTCGCTGTGCTCGACGCTGTCCACGAACATGTCACCCGCATGGTTGACCATGACATCAATCCGTCCGAACCGGGCCAGGGCGGCATCGACCAGCACCTCCACCTGGGCACGCTCCCGCACGTCGGTGGGCACGACCAGGGCCACGGCACCGAGGGACTCGATCTCCTGGGCCACCCCTGCCAGGGCCCCAGCATCCCGCGCTGCGATGACGACCTGCGCGCCCCGCACGGCACACTCCAGCGCGGTGGCCCGCCCAATCCCCGTGGAGGCGCCCGTGATCACGACGGTCTGGCCGCGCAGGTCACGGTGCCGTCGGCGTCGCCCCGACAGGGCCGTCGCAATCAGCAGCGCCGCCGTAGATCCGAGTGCCATGCGTATCGATGCGTGTCTGGGCATGGCCCACCCTAGCGGCCCGACCCTCATGCTGCTCCCCGGTTCGCTCAAGGGCCCCTGAACCTTTCCCAGCTGGGAACCGACCATGAGGACTCGCTCAGTGCCCAGGCATCCGGACAGCACCTGACGCGCCCCCCCCTGCGCTGTAATGGGCCGGTATGTCATACCGCGCCGCCGTGGTGGGATCCGGGCCGAACGGCCTGGCCGCCGCCATCACGCTGGCCCGGGCCGGCTGGCAGGTCGATGTCTACGAGGCGAATGCCACGCCAGGAGGCGCCGTGCGCAGCGCCGAGCTGACCTTGCCGGGCTTCATCCATGACCTCGGCTCGGCCATCCATCCGCTGGCCGTGGTTTCCCCGTTCTTCCGCACATTGCCCCTGGAACGATACGGACTGCAATTTGTGGCCTCCCCCGCTGCGGTGGCACATCCCCTGCCGGGTGGCACGGCACTGCTCTTTCGCAGCCTTGACGAAACGGCGGACGCCCTGGGAACCGATGGCCCGGTGTACCGGCGGCTGTTGGGGCCACTGGTCGACGCGGCCGACGATCTCTTCGAGGAGACGCTCAAGCCCATGCTCCGGGTGCCACGCCATCCGGTCACGTTGGCCCGGTTCGGGATCCGTGGCCTCCCGCCCGCGGCCCTGCTCGCCCGTACCCTCTTCCGCGGAGAGGCGGCGCGCGCCCTCTTCGGCGGACTCAGTGCCCATTCGGAGGTGCCGCTCACGCAGCCGGTGACGTCCGCGTACGGCCTGATGCTGGCGGTGAGTGCGCACGTGGTCGGTTGGCCGTTCCCACGTGGGGGCGCCCAGGCCATCACGGACGCCATGCTCGCCTACCTCGGTCACCTGGGCGGGCGGCTGCACGTGAACCGGCCCGTCGAACGTCTGGAGGACTTGGAAGCGGACGTGCACCTGCTCGATGTTTCACCGCGCGAGTTCCTCCGCCTCGCACCGCACCTTCCACCCGCGTACGCCCGGCGCCTGCGGCACTTCCGGTATGGAGCGGGCACCATCAAGCTCGATTACGCCCTGAGCGCGCCCATTCCATGGAGGGATCCACGCACGGCGCTCGCGGCCACTGTTCACCTGGGAGGGCCGCTGGCCGACCTTGTTCACAGCGAGGCGCAGAGCGTGCACGGCCTGCCCGAGCGGCCCTTCCTGCTGCTCGCGCAGCACACGGTATTCGATCCCAGTCGTGCGCCGGACGGTCAGCACACCGCGTGGCTGTACGGGCATGTACCGGGCGGATATACCCCGCAACCGGGGGATCTTGACCGCATCGAGGCGCAGATCGAACGCCTCGCGCCAGGCTTCCGTGAGGTCGTACTGGCGCGGCGGGTAACGACCGCCGCCGATGCGCAGCGGATGAACCGCAACCTGGTCGGAGGGGATGTAGGGGGTGGCGCAAACACGCTGCTGGGCACCCTGGTGCGTCCCACGCTCTCGGCGTCCCCGTACCGCACGCCTCTCAAAGGAATCTACCTGTGCAGTGCTAGTACCCCGCCCGGGGGTGGCGTCCACGGCATGCCCGGGTACCATGCGGCGCTCACAGCGTTGAACGATCGAACCTGAGCCCGGCCGGTTCTCACCACCTGTCGTCTCTGACAGTCCCG encodes the following:
- a CDS encoding SDR family oxidoreductase, translating into MALGSTAALLIATALSGRRRRHRDLRGQTVVITGASTGIGRATALECAVRGAQVVIAARDAGALAGVAQEIESLGAVALVVPTDVRERAQVEVLVDAALARFGRIDVMVNHAGDMFVDSVEHSEEWRVRHLIETNVMGVLYGVQAVVPVMRRQGAGHIINTASVEGRVGFPYSGIYGGTKAFVEVLTQSLRQELMHVERSGIVVSALLPAAVRTPLFDTAPNVKAGGHGAHLVWPVMEASRVARALVNAMERPRPVIYPLIPSRAFVILYDLVPGLADRVLSALRVDRHVNWMSYPQRGTNRARRPISPLVQDGRLHDA
- a CDS encoding NAD(P)/FAD-dependent oxidoreductase; amino-acid sequence: MSYRAAVVGSGPNGLAAAITLARAGWQVDVYEANATPGGAVRSAELTLPGFIHDLGSAIHPLAVVSPFFRTLPLERYGLQFVASPAAVAHPLPGGTALLFRSLDETADALGTDGPVYRRLLGPLVDAADDLFEETLKPMLRVPRHPVTLARFGIRGLPPAALLARTLFRGEAARALFGGLSAHSEVPLTQPVTSAYGLMLAVSAHVVGWPFPRGGAQAITDAMLAYLGHLGGRLHVNRPVERLEDLEADVHLLDVSPREFLRLAPHLPPAYARRLRHFRYGAGTIKLDYALSAPIPWRDPRTALAATVHLGGPLADLVHSEAQSVHGLPERPFLLLAQHTVFDPSRAPDGQHTAWLYGHVPGGYTPQPGDLDRIEAQIERLAPGFREVVLARRVTTAADAQRMNRNLVGGDVGGGANTLLGTLVRPTLSASPYRTPLKGIYLCSASTPPGGGVHGMPGYHAALTALNDRT